CTTGTTTTTGTGGGGAAATTAATTATAATTTTTTTACCCTTTAGAAGTGTTTGTTCTTCAAAGACAAAAAGTTTACCGATACTTATTTCATTGTTTTTACAAGCTTTTACATATTCTTTATAATTGCCCGGAAATTGATTTTTGAATTGCAAAGCAATACCTTTTCCCATAATACCATCAGTATTAACAGTATTGACCAATGCATCTGCATTACTGTCTAATAAATTACCAATCTTATATTGTATCATGTTTAAAAGTAATGTTGAGGTTTAATAACAATTTTGTTTAATTTAATACCAAAGGATATTAATTTATCCTGAGCTGCTTTATTGAAACAAATATAACCCAAAATATTATTTAGAGGCAAATCTGCTTCTAATAAAAATTCTGCTTCTTTTCTTCTTTTTTTGTCTAAGTCATTTTCGTCTCTCCAATCTCTACAATTTATAGTCTCATAATCTAAGATATTATTAATGTTATTTATTTGGTTTTTAGAATATTCCGATGTGAAATGATTATTAGCATGTCCGTCAGTAAAAATAAAATTCAAATTTATATCTAAAATTTGTTTTACTGAAGTTACACAATAAATTATATCTTCTGGTTTTGTTGGTTTAACCCCATTAAAGCCTTTCTGTATTACATATAGCATTGGAGTTCTTGTTGCAAAATAAAAAGGAATATAATCCCCAATTGTTTTACCTGAGTTTAGTTGATAATGGTTTCTTGTTGATATAATTGAATTATCCCCGATCGGAATATAATTTTTATTACAATTATTTGAATTTTTATGTGTTATTCCATATTTAAGAATATGTGGAATATTCTCAATATGTGTCATACGAAATAGATATATTTTATTTAATTCTGTCATTAAAGATTTCAATTAACGCTAATTTACAAAAATTTTAGACAAAAAACAGGAGCCCCAAAAGCCTCCCGAAAAAATAAATATCAATAAATTAAAGCGTCTCCAAAGCAAACGCCTCACTCATCTCCCTCGAAGCTTCCACCATCGCTTTTTCTGTTTCATTCCAAACAAACCTAATGGGTTTTAAAACCCGTTAGGTTTACTTAGAAATCTATGGTTTTATCAATATCGGCGACAGTTAAAACAAGATGGTCAATATTGTTTATTTTCATTTTCTTAGTTTTAAAACTCCCTTTTCATAAATATATTCAGTATCATTATTTTTAATCTTAATATCTTCGTTTCCGGGTTTTAGCAAAAGAGAATCTAAAATGAATGGCATTTTTCTTTTCGTAAATTTTAAGAACATCAGTCATTGAGGTTTCCATATCAAAAGGTTCTAAATCAATATTTCCAACGTATTTTACAGAATTGTTTTCATGTAAAAAAACTTCGCCACCGAAAAAATACTCAAATGCCAATTGACAAACGATTAAAACTTTATCGTCTATTTTATTTTTGTAAAAATGAGGTTGGTACAGATATGTATCTCCGCTACCTTGCCCTTTAAAAATAATTTCATTTTTATTATTTAACACCAAAAGTCTTTGTCCGTTATCTTTTTCTGTATCGGGAACAACGGTTTTGCCGTCTACAGGATTATAATATCCCGTCACAAATTTGTTCTGATTGTAAGAATAAGAGCTTATCACCTCAAATCCTTTTATCTTTACATTAGAAATACTGTCTGGTTTAAATTCTAAGTAATCAATTTCTGAATCTGAATTTTTTACATCAATATTTACATTTTCTGGTTTAGAAGTTTGAACTGATGATGCTTTCTCTGATTCTTTAGTGCAATGAACTAAAGCTAATGAGCATAATGAGATTAAGAAGTATGTTTTCATTTTTATTTAATCAATTTTTGTGTTTTTTCAATTTTAAAAGCCGAAAAAATATTTAAAACTTAAAAATAAAATAATTAAAGTAAAATTTTGTTTCATTTTTTGCAATTAGTTTGAATTATTCTGTATCAATATAGGTCAATTTTGCCCCTTTTATAAACTCTTCCAGCGAAATGTCTTTCGTTGATTTATCATTCATTAATTCAAAAAGATACATGGTGGTGGTATTTAATCTGATGTCTTTTATCAATATTTTAAATCTCTTTGTTTTAAGAGTTGAACTTAAAAAAGGCAACTCAGAAGTGTTGCTCAACTTGATATTATTCACATCAAAAGAAGCTCTTGGGTCTTTCTGAAGTTTCAAAAATCTTTTTTGTGTTTTATCGGTTGATTCATCGAGAAACTTTTGCATCTGATAATCGGTTAAAAGTTGAGGATAAATGAGACCTTCTTTCAGAATTGTAGCAGTAATTTTATCTGCTTTGTCATAATAAACCGTTTTATTGTCAAACTGTATTACATTATCTTTTACAAGAATTTTCCCTGCAAATTTTTTATAGCTTTTCTTTTTATAATCGTTTTTAAAGTGCTCAACTAAGGCTTGGTCTTTTGCGTTAAGCTTCTCATTTTTCTGAGCAAGAAAGTTGGAAGAGAGCAATATTGAAAGACCAATGGTGAATATAAATTTCATAATAAGTAGGTTTTAGTTGGTGGTTGATAATTTGAGATTCAATGTTTTAGACATGATGTTTTTTTTAACCGCAAAAGTGACAAAAGATTTTATAATGGATAAGTCATCCAAAAGCTAACAAAACAAGTGATTAAGTAAAAAAAAGCATTTTGTAAACTTTTGAACTTCTCTTTTTTCAATCATTTCTTTTGATTCTTTTGAGGTTAAAAAGTGATTTTAAGTTTTTGTAATATGTTAAAATTCAATGTCTTAAATTCTAATAAAATATAATTTAACTTTACAGAATATTCTTCAGACGAAGATGTTGCAAAAGCATAATGGTTTTGGCATCTTTTATTTCGCCATTATCAATCATAGAAAGAGTTTTATTAAATTCAAGTTCTAAAACTTCTATATTTTCTCCTTCTTCTTCTAATCCGCCACCATCATTTATTTTCATATCATCAGAGTATTCAGCGATAAAAAAATGCAAAATTTCGGTGACTGAACCGGGAGACATATATGCTTCAAAAATCTTTTCAACTTTAGATATTTTATAGCCCGTTTCTTCTACAGTTTCTCTTTTAATGCAATCTTCGGGATTATCGTTGTCTAATAAACCGGCACAAGCTTCAATCAGCATTCCCGTAGAATTTCCATTGATGTAAGTGGGAAGGCGAAATTGTCTCGTTAAAATCACATTTTTGGAGGTTGTATTATATAGCAAAATAACAGCTCCGTTTCCTCTGTCATACGCTTCTCTGCTTTGGGTTTCGGTCTCTCCGTTTTCTTTTTTAATATTGAAAGTCACTTTCTTTAAAGTGTACCAGTTCTCAGATAAAATCTCTGTTTTTTCAATATTTACCTTTGTCTCTCGCATTCTATATTTTTATTATATTCTCGCTAATTATGCAGATTTAGAAGATTAAAAAATCAGCTTAATCCGTAAAATCAGCGAGATAAACTGTTTTAAATTTCATTATTTTTCAGCAAATCCTCCAAAGTCATTTTCAAATCAGGAAATTGAAACTCAAAACCTGCTTTCTCTATTTTCTCTGATGAAGCTCTAGAACCTTCCAGCAAAGCGTCTGCCAATTCTCCAAATATCAATTTTAAAATAAATGATGGGACATTCGGCATCAACAAAGACTTCTTTAAAACCTTCGCAATTAACTTCGTTAAATTTTCATTGGTTGTATGTTGTGGAGACGAAGCATTATAAGCACCATCAATTTCATGATTTTTTAAAACGAACTCATAAATCCCACAAATATCATCCACATGAATCCATGGCATATATTGTTTTCCGCTTCCGATGGGTGAGCCAATCCCGAATTGTATTGGGGGCATCATTTTTGCCAATGCGCCGTCATTTTTATCAAGAACAACGGCAGTTCTTATTTTTACCACTCTTTCTGCGATATTTTGTTCTTTAAATTCATCAGCCGCTTTCTCCCAAACCACGACAACTTCACTCAGAAAATCATTTCCGGAAGCATCATTTTCAGTGAAAATTTTATCGGTTGTTTTGGTTCCGTAAAAATTAATTCCGGAAGCTGAAATAAAAGATTTGAGCTTTATGTTTTTCTTTTTTAAAGTATTTAAAATCAATTTTGCCGAATTTACCCTACTTGAAATCAGTTCTTTTTTTCGGTCTTGTGTCCAACGTTTTTCAGAAATATTGGCTCCTGCAAGATGAATAATATGGCTTACGTTTTCGAATGCTTGCTCATCTATCGTATTATTTTCAAGATTCCATTCAAACTCATTTTCGGCTTTCTTTTTTCTGGTTAAGAAGCGTACTGTATAGTCTTTTTCAATTTTTTTTGAAAGCTCCCTTGCAATTGCTCCGCTTGCACCGGTAATTAATACAATTTCTTTCATCTATTTTTTAGATTATTTTTTTTAATACCTGCTATTTTTTAACCGCAAAAGCAACAAAAGATTTTATGACGGAATAAGTTATTCAAAAGCTAACAAAAAATAACGTAAACTTTTATATTTTGGAAACTTTTGAATTTCTATTTTTCAATCATTTCTTTTGATTCTTTTGCGGTTAAAATTATATTTTTAATTTTTTTATCACGTATCAAAACTAATTTTTTACGATTAAAACGTAATCTTCTTCCAGTATTTTATAACCTTGGTCGTACACAAACATGTATTCCGAACCGTTTTTATATACTTTTATGTTGGTGAAATAATTAAAATCAAAACCTAAGCCATCCAATTTTGACTTTGTAATTTTGGTTTTTCCTTCGATATTGATTTCACTCAGAATGCGATAATTTTTACGGAGTTTATTATTTACATTCCGCATCAGATTGCTCGAATCTTTATTCTGATTATTGTTGTAAGCATTTCTGCAAGAGTCGTTACAGAATTTTTTGTCGGACCTTCCGATAATTTTTTCTCCGCATTCAATACATTCCATGATAATTAATTTTTCAAATGATGTTTGTGTTTTTTCTTTAGCAATTTTATAAATCTGCTGTGAGTAGGGTAGCTTCTGTTTTTAGTCATATTGTTAAAAACCAAAGCGACTAAAAGTAAGATAAGACAACCCGACAGAACAGGTGAAAGTACGTACCAATATCCTAATTCAGGAATTTTTCCTGTGGAACTGACTGCAATTAAAGCTGTTGCGCCTCCCGGTGGATGAAGAGTTTTTGTGTATTGCATGGCAACAATAGAAAAAGCAACGGCAAGAGGTGCAGAGATCCAGATAATATCGGGAACAATTTTAAAAACAGTAACTCCGATTAATGCAGAAATAACATGACCTCCAACAAAATTTCTCGGCTGAGCGAGCGGACTTTGAATGGCTCCATAAATCAAAACACAAGAGGCTCCGAATGAACCGATTAAGAAAATATTTTCCTGTTTAAATAAATATTGGGACTGCAGGAAAGCAATCACTCCAATTCCAACAAATGCTCCTAAAAAAGACCAAAAATGTTCTTTATAATCAATAAGAGTTTCTTTATAAATAACATATTTTGAAACTCTGAGCGTTCTTTTGAAAGTTTTTTTCACGATAAATTTATTTGAAGGTGAAAGATACAACATATCCGTTTGTAAGCGGTTGTGATTTAACTGCAAAAGAAACTATAGAATTATTTGGCTTTAAAGAATGCGTGAATTTTAAACGCAATGTTCGCAAGATTAATTTATATAAAATGAAAACATTTTCCGTTCGCAAGGACACTTCGTTCAGCAAAGGTAAATTGCGTTTTTCGCTGAGTGGAACGCCTTTGCGGACGGAAAAATATCCTCAAACAATTTAAAAAAAATCTTTGCGCTCATTGCGTTAAATAAATAATTATGTTTAAATCAATATATAAAATCTCTTTTACAGTTTGAAAACAAAAGATTTTTATTTTCCAAAAAAAAGTCTCACATTTGCGGCATTAATGGGGTGCTGCATATTGCGGCTGAGATGATACCCGGGAAGTTTTTCCACACCTGATTCGGATAATGCCGACGTAGGGATTTTTATAATTTATCATCTCATCATTTAATTTATATAAGTTAATTTGATGCAGGACTTTTTACAACATACCACCTGGCAAGAATGGTTGGGTGTCTTCTTCTCAGTATTTCAGGTTTTATTAGCCCGAAAAAACAATTCAAACAATTATCTTTTTGGGATTGCCGGAATTTCACTTTCGCTTTATGTAATGTTTTATGCAAAGCTTTATGCAGAATTTACTTTAAATCTTTACTATTTGGTAATGAGTATCTACGGATTACTTTATTGGAAGTTTGGAAAAAGAAAATCTGAAACCGTTATTTCCGAAACGACGAATCAGGAAAAATTAATCACTGCAGGAATTGTGGTTGGAACTTTCAGTCTTTTCTGGGTTTTTCTTACCCATTTTACCGATTCTGATGTTCCGATTTTGGATTCCTTAGTGAGTGCTTTTGCTTGGGCAGGAATGTGGTTGATGGCTCGAAGAAAAATTGAAAACTGGATTTTACTGAATATGAGCAACATTATTGCAATTCCGTTGTTGATTCATAAAGGTCTTTATTTGTACGCAGCTTTGACGGTTTTCTTATTTATCGTTGCTATTTCAGGGTATTTGGAATGGCGGAAAAATATTAAATCTAAATTGGTTTCTGTAACTTAATCAGGTTGATGTTTAATTTTTTAACGCAAAGTTTTAATTTTATTAGCGTGGTTTTTTAAGGAGCAAAGATGGTGACAAGTCGCTTGATGAAGCTTGAAAACGGGGAGCTTAAAATTAATTTTATGAATGTCCGTAATTAATAACAACTTAATTTTTAAAAGTTTGTTTATCATTTCGCAGAATCTAAACTGATTTGTTTTCAGTGTGTTGAGATTCCTCTGGAATGACAAAACGACTGCTGATTTTAGCGTTATGCTTAAAGGCTGACATTCACTTAATTTAAATTCTGTATGATTGGCTTCTGATTTTTTTCAATCAGTTTTTTTAATTCTCGCAGATTGTACAGATTTAGCAGATTAAAAACAGCAGAAATTAATCTGCTAAATCAGCAAAATCTGCGAGATGAATTATTTTCATTTAAATTTAAACAAACTCTAAGAGTTTTAAAATATGTTTACACCTCAAGAATTAAGAGAAAAAATGCATGGAGCCTCTGAAGTTCCACATGAGATTATTAATCAAATTCATCAGAAAAGATTGCTTCAGATTTGGGTTCCTAAACTATATGGCGGATTGGGGTTGCGTTTAAATCAAGGGTTGAAAATTCTTTTTGATTGGTCAAAAATAGATGGGAGTTTAGGCTGGATGTTCACTTTATGTGCGGGAGCCAATTTTTTCT
The sequence above is a segment of the Chryseobacterium turcicum genome. Coding sequences within it:
- the darT gene encoding type II toxin-antitoxin system toxin DNA ADP-ribosyl transferase DarT, with the protein product MTELNKIYLFRMTHIENIPHILKYGITHKNSNNCNKNYIPIGDNSIISTRNHYQLNSGKTIGDYIPFYFATRTPMLYVIQKGFNGVKPTKPEDIIYCVTSVKQILDINLNFIFTDGHANNHFTSEYSKNQINNINNILDYETINCRDWRDENDLDKKRRKEAEFLLEADLPLNNILGYICFNKAAQDKLISFGIKLNKIVIKPQHYF
- the nudK gene encoding GDP-mannose pyrophosphatase NudK, which translates into the protein MRETKVNIEKTEILSENWYTLKKVTFNIKKENGETETQSREAYDRGNGAVILLYNTTSKNVILTRQFRLPTYINGNSTGMLIEACAGLLDNDNPEDCIKRETVEETGYKISKVEKIFEAYMSPGSVTEILHFFIAEYSDDMKINDGGGLEEEGENIEVLELEFNKTLSMIDNGEIKDAKTIMLLQHLRLKNIL
- a CDS encoding TIGR01777 family oxidoreductase, coding for MKEIVLITGASGAIARELSKKIEKDYTVRFLTRKKKAENEFEWNLENNTIDEQAFENVSHIIHLAGANISEKRWTQDRKKELISSRVNSAKLILNTLKKKNIKLKSFISASGINFYGTKTTDKIFTENDASGNDFLSEVVVVWEKAADEFKEQNIAERVVKIRTAVVLDKNDGALAKMMPPIQFGIGSPIGSGKQYMPWIHVDDICGIYEFVLKNHEIDGAYNASSPQHTTNENLTKLIAKVLKKSLLMPNVPSFILKLIFGELADALLEGSRASSEKIEKAGFEFQFPDLKMTLEDLLKNNEI
- a CDS encoding DUF2116 family Zn-ribbon domain-containing protein: MMECIECGEKIIGRSDKKFCNDSCRNAYNNNQNKDSSNLMRNVNNKLRKNYRILSEINIEGKTKITKSKLDGLGFDFNYFTNIKVYKNGSEYMFVYDQGYKILEEDYVLIVKN
- a CDS encoding HPP family protein; this translates as MKKTFKRTLRVSKYVIYKETLIDYKEHFWSFLGAFVGIGVIAFLQSQYLFKQENIFLIGSFGASCVLIYGAIQSPLAQPRNFVGGHVISALIGVTVFKIVPDIIWISAPLAVAFSIVAMQYTKTLHPPGGATALIAVSSTGKIPELGYWYVLSPVLSGCLILLLVALVFNNMTKNRSYPTHSRFIKLLKKKHKHHLKN
- the pnuC gene encoding nicotinamide riboside transporter PnuC → MMQDFLQHTTWQEWLGVFFSVFQVLLARKNNSNNYLFGIAGISLSLYVMFYAKLYAEFTLNLYYLVMSIYGLLYWKFGKRKSETVISETTNQEKLITAGIVVGTFSLFWVFLTHFTDSDVPILDSLVSAFAWAGMWLMARRKIENWILLNMSNIIAIPLLIHKGLYLYAALTVFLFIVAISGYLEWRKNIKSKLVSVT